The following proteins come from a genomic window of Triticum aestivum cultivar Chinese Spring chromosome 6A, IWGSC CS RefSeq v2.1, whole genome shotgun sequence:
- the LOC123132231 gene encoding uncharacterized protein isoform X1 → MACRQRIWKEGCRGLEHDGWPARHGIGGRGRPMLRPFVSARGAHPQRTPRASCGPRPEAAGPSAGSPPRGQTGRCRFGSPWSDDAPGAGGGRGRAAAHGRGVEAGAGGGRGDSPYQGYDVQRLARWVDHALPFSLLLLDVFIRQHLQGFFVMIWITAVMFKSNDILRKQTALKQATRLGERPCRCHDGCSFWPDRGTKTCGIPSFGRTSSSDCTLAQTESGAPASVSHLIPLLDSMNEARRHSHI, encoded by the exons ATGGCGTGTAGGCAGCGAATCTGGAAGGAAGGCTGCCGGGGCTTGGAGCACGACGGCTGGCCGGCGCGCCATGGCATTGGGGGGAGGGGGCGTCCCATGCTCCGGCCGTTTGTGTCCGCGCGAGGAGCTCACCCCCAAAGAACTCCTCGGGCGTCCTGCGGGCCCAGGCCAGAGGCGGCAGGCCCCAGCGCGGGTAGCCCGCCACGGGGGCAGACAGGAAGGTGTCGATTCGGATCACCGTGGTCCGACGACGCGCCTGGCGCCGGCGGGGGACGTGGGAGGGCAGCAGCTCACGGGCGAGGAGTcgaggccggcgcgggcggcgggaggGGGGACTCGCCGTACCAGGGCTATGACGTGCAGCGTCTGGCGAGGTGGGTGGACCACGCGCTACCCTTCTCCCTGCTCCTCCTCGACGTCTTCATCCGCCAGCACCTGCAAG GTTTCTTCGTAATGATTTGGATTACCGCAGTCATGTTCAAGTCCAATGATATCTTGCGCAAGCAGACCGCTCTCAAG CAGGCTACAAGGTTGGGGGAGCGACCCTGCCGTTGTCATGACGGCTGCTCCTTCTGGCCGGATCGAGGCACGAAGACCTGTGGGATCCCCTCCTTCGGTAGGACCTCCTCATCTG ATTGCACTCTTGCACAAACAGAGAGTGGAGCGCCAGCTTCAGTTTCTCATCTGATCCCACTTCTGGACTCCATGAATGAA GCTCGCAGGCACAGCCACATATAA
- the LOC123132231 gene encoding uncharacterized protein isoform X6 yields the protein MACRQRIWKEGCRGLEHDGWPARHGIGGRGRPMLRPFVSARGAHPQRTPRASCGPRPEAAGPSAGSPPRGQTGRCRFGSPWSDDAPGAGGGRGRAAAHGRGVEAGAGGGRGDSPYQGYDVQRLARWVDHALPFSLLLLDVFIRQHLQGFFVMIWITAVMFKSNDILRKQTALKQATRLGERPCRCHDGCSFWPDRGTKTCGIPSFGRTSSSGGLHVMS from the exons ATGGCGTGTAGGCAGCGAATCTGGAAGGAAGGCTGCCGGGGCTTGGAGCACGACGGCTGGCCGGCGCGCCATGGCATTGGGGGGAGGGGGCGTCCCATGCTCCGGCCGTTTGTGTCCGCGCGAGGAGCTCACCCCCAAAGAACTCCTCGGGCGTCCTGCGGGCCCAGGCCAGAGGCGGCAGGCCCCAGCGCGGGTAGCCCGCCACGGGGGCAGACAGGAAGGTGTCGATTCGGATCACCGTGGTCCGACGACGCGCCTGGCGCCGGCGGGGGACGTGGGAGGGCAGCAGCTCACGGGCGAGGAGTcgaggccggcgcgggcggcgggaggGGGGACTCGCCGTACCAGGGCTATGACGTGCAGCGTCTGGCGAGGTGGGTGGACCACGCGCTACCCTTCTCCCTGCTCCTCCTCGACGTCTTCATCCGCCAGCACCTGCAAG GTTTCTTCGTAATGATTTGGATTACCGCAGTCATGTTCAAGTCCAATGATATCTTGCGCAAGCAGACCGCTCTCAAG CAGGCTACAAGGTTGGGGGAGCGACCCTGCCGTTGTCATGACGGCTGCTCCTTCTGGCCGGATCGAGGCACGAAGACCTGTGGGATCCCCTCCTTCGGTAGGACCTCCTCATCTG GAGGACTGCATGTGATGAGTTAA
- the LOC123132231 gene encoding uncharacterized protein isoform X4 — translation MACRQRIWKEGCRGLEHDGWPARHGIGGRGRPMLRPFVSARGAHPQRTPRASCGPRPEAAGPSAGSPPRGQTGRCRFGSPWSDDAPGAGGGRGRAAAHGRGVEAGAGGGRGDSPYQGYDVQRLARWVDHALPFSLLLLDVFIRQHLQGFFVMIWITAVMFKSNDILRKQTALKQATRLGERPCRCHDGCSFWPDRGTKTCGIPSFGRTSSSESGAPASVSHLIPLLDSMNEEDCM, via the exons ATGGCGTGTAGGCAGCGAATCTGGAAGGAAGGCTGCCGGGGCTTGGAGCACGACGGCTGGCCGGCGCGCCATGGCATTGGGGGGAGGGGGCGTCCCATGCTCCGGCCGTTTGTGTCCGCGCGAGGAGCTCACCCCCAAAGAACTCCTCGGGCGTCCTGCGGGCCCAGGCCAGAGGCGGCAGGCCCCAGCGCGGGTAGCCCGCCACGGGGGCAGACAGGAAGGTGTCGATTCGGATCACCGTGGTCCGACGACGCGCCTGGCGCCGGCGGGGGACGTGGGAGGGCAGCAGCTCACGGGCGAGGAGTcgaggccggcgcgggcggcgggaggGGGGACTCGCCGTACCAGGGCTATGACGTGCAGCGTCTGGCGAGGTGGGTGGACCACGCGCTACCCTTCTCCCTGCTCCTCCTCGACGTCTTCATCCGCCAGCACCTGCAAG GTTTCTTCGTAATGATTTGGATTACCGCAGTCATGTTCAAGTCCAATGATATCTTGCGCAAGCAGACCGCTCTCAAG CAGGCTACAAGGTTGGGGGAGCGACCCTGCCGTTGTCATGACGGCTGCTCCTTCTGGCCGGATCGAGGCACGAAGACCTGTGGGATCCCCTCCTTCGGTAGGACCTCCTCATCTG AGAGTGGAGCGCCAGCTTCAGTTTCTCATCTGATCCCACTTCTGGACTCCATGAATGAA GAGGACTGCATGTGA
- the LOC123132231 gene encoding uncharacterized protein isoform X5 has protein sequence MACRQRIWKEGCRGLEHDGWPARHGIGGRGRPMLRPFVSARGAHPQRTPRASCGPRPEAAGPSAGSPPRGQTGRCRFGSPWSDDAPGAGGGRGRAAAHGRGVEAGAGGGRGDSPYQGYDVQRLARWVDHALPFSLLLLDVFIRQHLQGFFVMIWITAVMFKSNDILRKQTALKATRLGERPCRCHDGCSFWPDRGTKTCGIPSFGRTSSSESGAPASVSHLIPLLDSMNEEDCM, from the exons ATGGCGTGTAGGCAGCGAATCTGGAAGGAAGGCTGCCGGGGCTTGGAGCACGACGGCTGGCCGGCGCGCCATGGCATTGGGGGGAGGGGGCGTCCCATGCTCCGGCCGTTTGTGTCCGCGCGAGGAGCTCACCCCCAAAGAACTCCTCGGGCGTCCTGCGGGCCCAGGCCAGAGGCGGCAGGCCCCAGCGCGGGTAGCCCGCCACGGGGGCAGACAGGAAGGTGTCGATTCGGATCACCGTGGTCCGACGACGCGCCTGGCGCCGGCGGGGGACGTGGGAGGGCAGCAGCTCACGGGCGAGGAGTcgaggccggcgcgggcggcgggaggGGGGACTCGCCGTACCAGGGCTATGACGTGCAGCGTCTGGCGAGGTGGGTGGACCACGCGCTACCCTTCTCCCTGCTCCTCCTCGACGTCTTCATCCGCCAGCACCTGCAAG GTTTCTTCGTAATGATTTGGATTACCGCAGTCATGTTCAAGTCCAATGATATCTTGCGCAAGCAGACCGCTCTCAAG GCTACAAGGTTGGGGGAGCGACCCTGCCGTTGTCATGACGGCTGCTCCTTCTGGCCGGATCGAGGCACGAAGACCTGTGGGATCCCCTCCTTCGGTAGGACCTCCTCATCTG AGAGTGGAGCGCCAGCTTCAGTTTCTCATCTGATCCCACTTCTGGACTCCATGAATGAA GAGGACTGCATGTGA
- the LOC123132231 gene encoding uncharacterized protein isoform X3, with the protein MACRQRIWKEGCRGLEHDGWPARHGIGGRGRPMLRPFVSARGAHPQRTPRASCGPRPEAAGPSAGSPPRGQTGRCRFGSPWSDDAPGAGGGRGRAAAHGRGVEAGAGGGRGDSPYQGYDVQRLARWVDHALPFSLLLLDVFIRQHLQGFFVMIWITAVMFKSNDILRKQTALKATRLGERPCRCHDGCSFWPDRGTKTCGIPSFGRTSSSDCTLAQTESGAPASVSHLIPLLDSMNEEDCM; encoded by the exons ATGGCGTGTAGGCAGCGAATCTGGAAGGAAGGCTGCCGGGGCTTGGAGCACGACGGCTGGCCGGCGCGCCATGGCATTGGGGGGAGGGGGCGTCCCATGCTCCGGCCGTTTGTGTCCGCGCGAGGAGCTCACCCCCAAAGAACTCCTCGGGCGTCCTGCGGGCCCAGGCCAGAGGCGGCAGGCCCCAGCGCGGGTAGCCCGCCACGGGGGCAGACAGGAAGGTGTCGATTCGGATCACCGTGGTCCGACGACGCGCCTGGCGCCGGCGGGGGACGTGGGAGGGCAGCAGCTCACGGGCGAGGAGTcgaggccggcgcgggcggcgggaggGGGGACTCGCCGTACCAGGGCTATGACGTGCAGCGTCTGGCGAGGTGGGTGGACCACGCGCTACCCTTCTCCCTGCTCCTCCTCGACGTCTTCATCCGCCAGCACCTGCAAG GTTTCTTCGTAATGATTTGGATTACCGCAGTCATGTTCAAGTCCAATGATATCTTGCGCAAGCAGACCGCTCTCAAG GCTACAAGGTTGGGGGAGCGACCCTGCCGTTGTCATGACGGCTGCTCCTTCTGGCCGGATCGAGGCACGAAGACCTGTGGGATCCCCTCCTTCGGTAGGACCTCCTCATCTG ATTGCACTCTTGCACAAACAGAGAGTGGAGCGCCAGCTTCAGTTTCTCATCTGATCCCACTTCTGGACTCCATGAATGAA GAGGACTGCATGTGA
- the LOC123132231 gene encoding uncharacterized protein isoform X2 codes for MACRQRIWKEGCRGLEHDGWPARHGIGGRGRPMLRPFVSARGAHPQRTPRASCGPRPEAAGPSAGSPPRGQTGRCRFGSPWSDDAPGAGGGRGRAAAHGRGVEAGAGGGRGDSPYQGYDVQRLARWVDHALPFSLLLLDVFIRQHLQGFFVMIWITAVMFKSNDILRKQTALKQATRLGERPCRCHDGCSFWPDRGTKTCGIPSFGRTSSSDCTLAQTESGAPASVSHLIPLLDSMNEEDCM; via the exons ATGGCGTGTAGGCAGCGAATCTGGAAGGAAGGCTGCCGGGGCTTGGAGCACGACGGCTGGCCGGCGCGCCATGGCATTGGGGGGAGGGGGCGTCCCATGCTCCGGCCGTTTGTGTCCGCGCGAGGAGCTCACCCCCAAAGAACTCCTCGGGCGTCCTGCGGGCCCAGGCCAGAGGCGGCAGGCCCCAGCGCGGGTAGCCCGCCACGGGGGCAGACAGGAAGGTGTCGATTCGGATCACCGTGGTCCGACGACGCGCCTGGCGCCGGCGGGGGACGTGGGAGGGCAGCAGCTCACGGGCGAGGAGTcgaggccggcgcgggcggcgggaggGGGGACTCGCCGTACCAGGGCTATGACGTGCAGCGTCTGGCGAGGTGGGTGGACCACGCGCTACCCTTCTCCCTGCTCCTCCTCGACGTCTTCATCCGCCAGCACCTGCAAG GTTTCTTCGTAATGATTTGGATTACCGCAGTCATGTTCAAGTCCAATGATATCTTGCGCAAGCAGACCGCTCTCAAG CAGGCTACAAGGTTGGGGGAGCGACCCTGCCGTTGTCATGACGGCTGCTCCTTCTGGCCGGATCGAGGCACGAAGACCTGTGGGATCCCCTCCTTCGGTAGGACCTCCTCATCTG ATTGCACTCTTGCACAAACAGAGAGTGGAGCGCCAGCTTCAGTTTCTCATCTGATCCCACTTCTGGACTCCATGAATGAA GAGGACTGCATGTGA